One Kryptolebias marmoratus isolate JLee-2015 linkage group LG21, ASM164957v2, whole genome shotgun sequence DNA segment encodes these proteins:
- the olfm3a gene encoding noelin-3a, which produces MRVPGSVLYPVLSLAVFGLYPSMTIGPKEGWQVYSSAQDADGRCICTVVAPEQSLCSRDAKSRQLRQLLEKVQNMSQSIEVLNLRTQRDFQYVMKMENQMKGLRTKFRQIEDDRKSIMAKNFQELKDKMDELKPLIPVLEQYKMDAALISQFKEEIRNLSVVLMGIQEELGAYDYDELYQRVLRLDNRLRSCMGKLTCGKLMKITGPVTIKTSGTRFGAWMTDPLASSRNNRVWYMDSYTNSKIVREYKTMDDFVAGVVSRTYSLPFKWEGTNHIVYNGSLYYNKYQSNIIVKYSFETGTVLAQRALEFAGFHNMYPYTWGGYSDIDVMADELGMWVVYATNQNAGNVVISQIDPDTMQVLKTWNTEYSKRNAGESFMICGTLYITNSHLSGAKVYYAYSTKTSTYEYIDIPFHNQYFHISMLDYNARERALYAWNNGHQVIFNVTLFHVIKTDDDS; this is translated from the exons ACCATCGGACCGAAGGAGGGCTGGCAGGTGTACAGCTCGGCTCAGGACGCCGACGGGCGCTGCATCTGCACCGTGGTCGCACCGGAACAGAGCCTGTGCTCCAGAGACGCCAAAAGCAGACAGCTCCGACAACTGCTGGAGAAG gTGCAGAACATGTCTCAGTCCATCGAGGTGCTGAACCTGCGGACTCAGAGGGATTTTCAATATGTCATGAAGATGGAGAACCAGATGAAAGGCCTGAGGACCAAGTTCAGGCAGATTGAAGATGACAGAAAATCCATCATGGCCAAGAATTTTCAG GAGCTTAAGGACAAGATGGATGAGCTGAAGCCGCTGATCCCCGTGCTGGAGCAGTACAAGATGGATGCTGCGCTCATCTCCCAGTTCAAGGAGGAGATCAGGAACCTGTCTGTGGTGCTGATGGGCATCCAGGAGGAGCTCGGGGCGTATGATTATGATGAACTTTATCAGCGAGTCCTACGACTGGACAACAGGCTCCGCAGCTGCATGGGGAAACTGA CGTGTGGGAAATTAATGAAAATCACTGGACCTGTTACAATAAAGACATCTGGAACCCGGTTTGGGGCTTGGATGACTGATCCGCTAGCATCGAGCAGAAACAACCGG GTGTGGTATATGGACAGCTACACCAACAGCAAGATCGTACGCGAGTACAAGACGATGGACGACTTCGTGGCAGGGGTGGTTTCTCGGACCTACAGCCTCCCGTTTAAATGGGAGGGAACCAATCATATTGTCTACAACGGATCGCTTTACTACAACAAGTACCAGAGCAACATAATCGTCAAGTACAGCTTCGAGACGGGAACCGTGCTGGCCCAGAGAGCGTTGGAGTTCGCCGGCTTCCACAACATGTACCCGTACACGTGGGGCGGGTACTCTGACATCGACGTCATGGCGGACGAGCTGGGAATGTGGGTTGTGTACGCGACCAATCAAAATGCTGGCAACGTGGTCATCTCTCAGATAGACCCCGACACCATGCAGGTCCTGAAGACCTGGAACACAGAATACTCCAAAAGGAACGCAGGCGAATCGTTCATGATCTGCGGGACGCTTTACATCACTAATTCTCACCTGTCGGGAGCCAAGGTGTACTACGCTTACTCCACCAAGACGTCCACTTACGAGTACATAGACATCCCCTTCCACAACCAGTACTTTCACATCTCCATGCTCGACTACAACGCCAGGGAAAGAGCGCTGTACGCCTGGAATAACGGACACCAGGTAATCTTTAATGTCACCCTGTTTCACGTCATAAAAACTGACGATGACTCGTAA